From the Polaribacter huanghezhanensis genome, the window AGCCATCTATAAACATCGTTTCCGTTTGCAAATAATAGCAGTGTAATTAATAATACAAATCCTATAATTTGTGCGTATTCTAAAAACTTATCTCCAGGTTTTTTACCGGTAATCATTTCCCAAAGCGTAAATACCACATGACCACCATCTAAAGCCGGAATAGGCAATAAGTTCATAAATCCTAACATAATAGATAAGAACGCTGTAATGTTCCAAAATGTTTGCCAGCTAAATTCTGATGGAAAAATACTTCCAATAGAAATAAAACCTCCTAAACCTTTATACGCACCCGTATTTGGATTAAATATTTTCTTTAATTGTTTAATATAACCTGTTAAAGTACTCCAAGATTTATTTAACCCGGCAGGAATTGCTTCTGTAAAAGAATACTGAATGTTTTCTAAATTGTAATATCCTAATTTAGAAATATCTGAAACAGATAAATTAGCAAGTTGCACACCTAAAGCTCCTGATGCTGTTGTTTTTACAGAGAGGTTTTTTGTTTCGTTTCCTCTTTTTACTGATACCGTAATTTCTTGATTTTTATAATTTTTAAGAATAGCTTCAGCTTCATCATAATACGTAATTGGTGTTCCGTTTATGCCAACAACAATGTCTTTTACTTTTAATTTTCCGTTCACATTTGGAGAGTCTTTAGAGATTTTCCCAATCATAAAAGGGTACCTTGGTAATAAAAAAGAACCTTCGTTTTTTCCTCTTTCTATTAATTTAGAAATAAAATCAATCGGAATTTCTTTCTTAATAACCTCACCATCTCTTTCGATAGTGTAGTTGTTTCCGTTGATAAATTCTATGGGTAAATTGGTGAATTTTCTAATTTCATTTCCATCAATAGTCAATACTTTGTCACCTGTTTTTAATCCTAAAGAAGTTCCTAAAGAATCTTGTACCCAAACACCGCCTTTTACATTTTTATTTGGTAAAAAGTTTTCGCCGTACGAATACATTAACATGATGTAAATAAAAATACCTAAGATAAAGTTTACAATAACACCACCCAGCATAATTATTAAACGTTGCCAAGCTGGTTTAGATCTAAACTCCCACGGTTGTGGAGGTAAAGCCATTTGTTCAGTATCCATGCTTTCATCAATCATTCCAGATATTTTTACATATCCACCAAGTGGAATCCAACCAATTCCGTAAACAGTTTCTCCAATTTTCTTTTTAACAATTGAAAACTTATAATCAAAAAACAAGTAAAATTTTTCTACTCTTGTTTTAAATATTTTTGCGGGGATAAAGTGACCTAATTCGTGTAAAACTATTAATAACGATAAACTAAGTATAAATTGAGAGGCTTTAATTACTATTTCCATGTAGTATTTTTTCTTTTTTAATCGGACAAATGTACGTTTTTAATAAGAGTTGTAAAATAACAAAAGAGCTCAAATTATTTTTTTAACAAAGATTTAGTTCAAATACTTCTATTTTAAGCTGTTTTAAAAAGATTATCTCGTAATTTTGTTTCTTTAAATATTTCTTAGAATGAGTTTTTTTTCAACTAAAAAGTCGCTTTCATTTATAATTATTGCTTCCGTTTTTTGTGTTATTTCACTAACCGTTTTTTACAATTTATTATCCGTAGAAAAAAAATTGCCAATTTACAATCCGGCAGATGTAAATCCTAGATTGGTTGATGCTTCTATAAAACACATCAAAAAAAATCATAAAATTGCCGATTTTAGTTTGATAAATCAAAACGGAGACACCATTACAAACAACAACTATAAAGACAAAATTTATATTGCCGATTTCTTTTTTACGCGATGCAAAACAATCTGTATTGCCATGGCATATAATATGAGCGAATTGCAAGAGTATTATAAAAATGATGATGATATTATGTTTTTATCTCATTCTGTAACTCCTGTAATTGATAGCGTTTCTGTGTTAAAAGCCTATGCAATACAAAAAGGGGTTATCGACGGGAAATGGAATGTCACAACGGGTTCTAAAAAACATATTTATGAATTGGCTCGAAAAAGTTACTTTGCTGTGCTAGATGAAGGAAATGGAGACGAAGATGATTTTATTCATACAGAACAATTTGTGTTGGTTGATAAAGACAGAAGAATCCGTGGATATTACGACGGAACAGAGAAAAAAGACATGCAAAAAATTATTGCAGATATCGCTTTGTTAAAAGAAGAATATAATCATAAATAATAAACAAGTTTCTTCTTTAGAATGATTCTAAACTCCTATCTTTGTCGTCTTAAAAACAAGGATTCTTGAACACAATTGCAACTTTAGTTAAGGGCGAAAAAGGGATTATTTCTGAGGAATCATTAGATGTTATTCCTCTTAAATTATTGGAAATGGGTTGTTTACCTGGAGTTGAGGTGCAATTATTACAAGTTGCTCCCTTAAAAGATCCATTATATATCTGCGTAAACGGAAGTCATTTAGCAATCAGAAAAGAAATGGCTGCACAAATAAAAATCATTAAAAGTTAACTTAATGGAAAAAATAAAACCCATCAAAGTAGCTTTAATTGGTAATCCAAATACAGGAAAAACTTCGTTGTTCAATCAACTTACAGGATTAACACAAAAAGTAGGAAATTATCCAGGTGTTACCGTCGATAAAAAACTAGGAACCTGTAAATTATCAAACAATAGAACCGCAATAATTACAGATTTACCAGGAACGTATAGTATCAATCCGACTTCAGTCGACGAAAGTATTGTGCTTACTTCACTGTTAAATACAACAGATAAAGATTTTCCAGACATTATTGTTGTGGTTGCTGATATCGAAAATTTAAAGAGAAACCTCTTCTTATTCTCTCAAGTAAAAGACTTAGAAATTCCGATTATTTTGGCAATTAACATGTCAGATCAAATGGATAGAAAAGGGATTTCATTGGATGTTGAAACCTTAAAAAAAGAGCTTCAAACCGAAGTTGTTTTAATTAGTGCAAGAAAAAATATTGGAATTGATACCGTAAAGAAAGCAATTGAAAATTGCGTAAAAGTTTCTACTACACATCCTTTATGTTCTATCAATCACGAGATTGATGAGGATTACTTTATGAAATTAAAAGAGGTGAGTCCAAACCATACTTTGTACGAATTATGGTTGATGATTACTCAAAATAACTTTCCAGATTCAATTACAGACAAAGAAAAAACGACGCTTTTAGGATTTAAACAAGATGTTTCTAGAGTAAAAAGGTATCAACACAAGGAAACCATTCATAGATATAAACAAATCAATGAAATCTTAAAAAGAACGTACCTATTAGATCGTACAAAAGGCAAAGATTTAAGAGGAAGATTAGACAAGGTTTTTACACATAAAATATTTGGTTACGTCATTTTCTTCGGAATTTTATTGCTGATTTTTCAATCTATTTTTGATTGGTCTACCGTTCCGATGGATTTTATTGATGCGCAATTTGCAAACTTAAGCGAGTTTGTTTCTATTCAAATGAATGCGGGTGTTTTAAGAGATTTGATTACAGACGGAATTATCCCTGGAATTGGCGGAGTCATCATTTTTATTCCACAAATTGCTATTTTATTTTTATTTGTCGCCATTTTAGAAGAAACGGGCTATATGAGTCGTGTTGTTTTTCTAATGGATAAAATTATGCGTCGTTACGGAATGAGCGGTAAAAGTGTTATTCCGTTAATTTCAGGAACAGCATGTGCAATTCCGGCAGTTATGGCAACAAGAACAATTTCGGGTTGGAAAGAACGCTTAATTACAA encodes:
- a CDS encoding SCO family protein, which translates into the protein MSFFSTKKSLSFIIIASVFCVISLTVFYNLLSVEKKLPIYNPADVNPRLVDASIKHIKKNHKIADFSLINQNGDTITNNNYKDKIYIADFFFTRCKTICIAMAYNMSELQEYYKNDDDIMFLSHSVTPVIDSVSVLKAYAIQKGVIDGKWNVTTGSKKHIYELARKSYFAVLDEGNGDEDDFIHTEQFVLVDKDRRIRGYYDGTEKKDMQKIIADIALLKEEYNHK
- a CDS encoding FeoA family protein codes for the protein MNTIATLVKGEKGIISEESLDVIPLKLLEMGCLPGVEVQLLQVAPLKDPLYICVNGSHLAIRKEMAAQIKIIKS
- the feoB gene encoding ferrous iron transport protein B → MEKIKPIKVALIGNPNTGKTSLFNQLTGLTQKVGNYPGVTVDKKLGTCKLSNNRTAIITDLPGTYSINPTSVDESIVLTSLLNTTDKDFPDIIVVVADIENLKRNLFLFSQVKDLEIPIILAINMSDQMDRKGISLDVETLKKELQTEVVLISARKNIGIDTVKKAIENCVKVSTTHPLCSINHEIDEDYFMKLKEVSPNHTLYELWLMITQNNFPDSITDKEKTTLLGFKQDVSRVKRYQHKETIHRYKQINEILKRTYLLDRTKGKDLRGRLDKVFTHKIFGYVIFFGILLLIFQSIFDWSTVPMDFIDAQFANLSEFVSIQMNAGVLRDLITDGIIPGIGGVIIFIPQIAILFLFVAILEETGYMSRVVFLMDKIMRRYGMSGKSVIPLISGTACAIPAVMATRTISGWKERLITILVTPFTTCSARLPVYAILISLVIPDKKLFGYFSLQGFTLLCMYILGFAIAIISAFLLNKLLKVKSTSFFVAEMPNYKLPSIKNVAFDVIEKTKAFVFGAGKIILAISIVLWFLASNGPASFNNVEKEITNNIENSHLSQVEIQHKISAEKLKISYIGIMGKAIEPAIKPLGYDWKIGIALISSFAAREVFVGTLATIYSVENDDGNNSTIKQRMRAEINPETGEKRFNLAVGMSLLIFYAFAMQCMGTLAVVKRETKSWKWPMAQLIGMGILAYIASFITFTIFS
- the rseP gene encoding RIP metalloprotease RseP codes for the protein MEIVIKASQFILSLSLLIVLHELGHFIPAKIFKTRVEKFYLFFDYKFSIVKKKIGETVYGIGWIPLGGYVKISGMIDESMDTEQMALPPQPWEFRSKPAWQRLIIMLGGVIVNFILGIFIYIMLMYSYGENFLPNKNVKGGVWVQDSLGTSLGLKTGDKVLTIDGNEIRKFTNLPIEFINGNNYTIERDGEVIKKEIPIDFISKLIERGKNEGSFLLPRYPFMIGKISKDSPNVNGKLKVKDIVVGINGTPITYYDEAEAILKNYKNQEITVSVKRGNETKNLSVKTTASGALGVQLANLSVSDISKLGYYNLENIQYSFTEAIPAGLNKSWSTLTGYIKQLKKIFNPNTGAYKGLGGFISIGSIFPSEFSWQTFWNITAFLSIMLGFMNLLPIPALDGGHVVFTLWEMITGKKPGDKFLEYAQIIGFVLLITLLLFANGNDVYRWLFK